A genomic segment from Gemmatimonadota bacterium encodes:
- a CDS encoding DEAD/DEAH box helicase yields MLATTIDTTQQDAEPRVVSVADARTAIAACMLGDEPQQLRIGDITLHAHQRSAVARIRRTISDHGGALLCDDVGLGKTYVALAVAARYEAVTVIAPASLTDMWLHALAATHVSAEFVTIESLGRTGPPVRRRDLIIVDEAHNFRNISTRRYSALARLCILSRVLLLTATPLHNSHDDVAALAALFIGSRAYTMTGAEFLPLMVRRDSAAHAGEGPIPVVEHAAPVVIATDTTILDMILAVPPPVPPSDGGVATRLVMHGLVRQWVSSNAALVGALKRRIARSHGLLASLDTGRYPTAAELSAWVYSDDAVQLAFAELLVPATAPLAALGSALREHVSALDALLAHARTLDDALLARFVRDVVRTHPAEKVVAFSCYAETAEAIYRLVKRDGHAALLTARGAMIASGPVSRTEVLGQFAPEGRHDHLDEHATINLLVATDLLSEGVNLQEASVVIHLDLPWTAARVEQRIGRLARMGSRHHRVMSYTVSPSARAEMFLHELEIIARKSDFAARMFGHSTITNLSARPNDRATIQRGEHVRATIEKWRRSGADVIDPANSSRVVAMARAARAATLGVWIVDGTATLLSWDEVSGITDDAHAVEAATDLADRAEAAEGTEDTEGAAFRHELATRLASVLQSADSWYQQRCAWHALGAPDGSATIPGVHDARRALARVADAASANANFARRAHFAAIATRLRSAARKPLPLAVEWSLESLADSPDEAAVDTILELVDSARRFPDQVREKGIRLVALIFMSPERSS; encoded by the coding sequence ATGCTCGCAACAACGATTGACACGACGCAGCAGGACGCCGAGCCCCGCGTCGTCTCTGTCGCTGATGCACGCACGGCGATCGCTGCATGCATGCTTGGCGACGAACCGCAACAACTTCGCATTGGGGACATCACACTCCACGCACATCAGCGGTCCGCGGTCGCACGCATAAGGCGCACGATATCGGACCACGGCGGTGCGCTTCTCTGTGACGATGTCGGGCTCGGCAAGACGTACGTCGCACTAGCTGTCGCGGCTCGTTACGAAGCAGTGACCGTAATCGCCCCAGCCTCGCTCACGGATATGTGGCTGCATGCCCTCGCCGCGACCCACGTCAGCGCTGAATTCGTCACGATCGAATCACTTGGGCGCACAGGCCCGCCAGTGAGAAGACGCGACCTGATAATCGTCGACGAGGCTCACAACTTCCGGAATATCAGCACGCGTCGCTACTCGGCGCTCGCGCGTCTCTGCATTCTCAGCCGTGTTCTCCTGCTCACTGCGACTCCGCTGCACAATTCGCACGACGACGTCGCGGCACTTGCCGCTCTGTTCATCGGGTCGCGCGCATACACGATGACCGGAGCGGAATTCCTGCCCCTCATGGTGCGGCGCGATTCAGCAGCGCACGCCGGAGAGGGCCCCATACCCGTTGTCGAGCACGCTGCTCCGGTGGTGATCGCGACGGATACAACCATCCTCGACATGATCCTCGCCGTTCCGCCGCCGGTGCCTCCGAGCGACGGCGGCGTCGCGACACGGCTCGTCATGCACGGACTGGTGCGACAGTGGGTATCCAGCAACGCGGCGCTCGTTGGCGCGCTCAAACGCAGGATAGCGCGCTCGCATGGATTGCTCGCGTCTCTCGATACGGGCCGTTATCCCACCGCGGCCGAGCTGTCTGCGTGGGTGTACAGCGACGACGCGGTGCAGCTCGCGTTTGCAGAGTTGCTGGTTCCAGCGACCGCTCCGCTCGCGGCGCTCGGCTCGGCACTACGCGAGCACGTGTCGGCACTCGACGCGCTGCTGGCGCATGCCAGGACTCTCGACGACGCGCTACTCGCCCGATTCGTCCGGGACGTCGTGCGAACGCATCCCGCCGAGAAGGTCGTCGCGTTCTCGTGCTATGCAGAGACCGCTGAAGCGATTTATCGGCTTGTCAAACGGGATGGGCACGCTGCCTTGTTGACCGCCCGCGGAGCGATGATCGCAAGCGGACCAGTCAGCCGCACCGAGGTGCTCGGCCAGTTCGCGCCAGAGGGTCGACACGATCATCTCGACGAGCACGCAACCATCAACTTGCTCGTTGCGACCGATCTGTTGAGCGAGGGCGTGAATCTTCAGGAAGCGTCCGTCGTGATTCACCTTGACCTTCCGTGGACCGCTGCTCGCGTGGAGCAACGCATCGGCCGTCTGGCGCGCATGGGTTCGCGACACCATCGCGTGATGTCATACACTGTGAGTCCCTCAGCACGAGCGGAGATGTTTCTCCATGAGCTGGAGATAATCGCACGCAAGTCGGATTTCGCCGCGCGCATGTTCGGCCACTCGACAATCACCAACCTGTCCGCGCGGCCGAACGACCGAGCGACGATCCAGCGTGGCGAGCATGTGCGCGCAACGATCGAGAAATGGCGACGCAGCGGTGCCGACGTGATCGATCCGGCAAACAGCTCGCGCGTCGTTGCCATGGCGCGCGCGGCCCGCGCTGCCACACTCGGAGTGTGGATCGTCGATGGCACCGCCACGCTGCTCTCATGGGACGAAGTTTCCGGAATTACCGACGACGCTCACGCCGTCGAAGCCGCGACCGATCTCGCAGACCGTGCTGAAGCCGCGGAAGGCACCGAAGACACTGAAGGCGCGGCGTTCCGGCATGAGCTGGCGACGCGTCTGGCGTCGGTGCTTCAGTCTGCCGATTCCTGGTATCAACAGCGCTGCGCCTGGCACGCACTCGGCGCACCAGACGGAAGCGCAACCATTCCAGGGGTCCACGACGCAAGACGAGCCCTCGCGCGCGTCGCAGATGCCGCCAGCGCCAACGCGAACTTTGCGCGACGAGCCCATTTCGCCGCTATCGCCACACGCCTTCGGAGTGCGGCCAGAAAGCCGCTGCCGCTAGCGGTGGAGTGGTCGCTGGAAAGCCTCGCGGATTCCCCCGACGAGGCCGCCGTCGACACCATCCTCGAGCTCGTCGACAGCGCTCGGCGTTTCCCCGACCAGGTCCGTGAAAAGGGCATCCGTCTGGTCGCGCTCATCTTCATGTCGCCAGAGCGGTCGTCATAA
- a CDS encoding 4a-hydroxytetrahydrobiopterin dehydratase encodes MERPERLSDIAVQRGLGSLPGWARKGDVLSKTFQFETFPDAIAFVARVAEAAEAAQHHPDIDIRYTRITCLLTTHDAGGITQKDLNMANEIEFAATR; translated from the coding sequence ATGGAGCGTCCTGAGCGGTTGTCGGACATCGCGGTTCAGCGGGGGCTTGGGTCGCTCCCAGGCTGGGCCCGGAAGGGTGATGTGCTTTCCAAAACGTTTCAGTTCGAGACCTTTCCGGATGCCATCGCCTTCGTGGCGCGCGTCGCGGAAGCGGCAGAAGCGGCGCAGCACCATCCCGACATCGACATTCGTTACACCAGGATCACCTGCCTGCTGACGACCCACGACGCAGGTGGCATCACGCAGAAGGATCTCAATATGGCGAACGAGATAGAGTTCGCGGCAACTCGGTAA
- a CDS encoding Bax inhibitor-1/YccA family protein, translating to MGFSLPVTSGLVRTGEERAQLVRRTYSLVFVSVLVTVVGATYAMSNQYILDQITQHRWLSMAAVFVPLLVAQGARNRFPLNIAMVLLFSFAMGALIGPVIVLSTRGGTELVTQAATITLGAFGILTLYAFVSRRDFSAWGSFFVVGLWVLIATSLLSMFFGNATSELWLAGGTVLVFSGLLVFDTWRLRNVYGPEDYVMAALQIYLDLLNMFLAVLRLLGGGRRS from the coding sequence ATGGGTTTCTCACTTCCCGTCACTTCCGGCCTTGTCCGGACCGGCGAGGAGCGCGCGCAGCTCGTCCGCCGTACGTACTCGCTGGTTTTCGTCAGCGTGCTGGTCACGGTTGTCGGCGCAACCTACGCGATGTCGAACCAGTACATCCTGGATCAGATCACCCAGCATCGGTGGCTGTCGATGGCGGCCGTGTTCGTGCCGCTTCTCGTTGCCCAGGGAGCCCGGAATCGCTTTCCCCTGAACATCGCGATGGTGCTGCTGTTCTCGTTCGCGATGGGCGCGCTGATCGGGCCGGTGATAGTCCTCAGCACACGCGGCGGCACCGAGCTCGTAACGCAGGCCGCGACGATCACGCTGGGGGCCTTCGGGATACTCACGCTTTACGCGTTCGTCAGCCGGCGTGACTTCTCCGCATGGGGCAGCTTCTTCGTCGTCGGCCTGTGGGTGCTGATCGCGACGTCGCTGCTGAGCATGTTCTTCGGCAACGCCACGAGTGAGCTCTGGCTCGCCGGCGGAACCGTGCTGGTCTTCAGCGGCTTGCTCGTGTTCGATACGTGGCGCCTGCGCAACGTGTACGGACCCGAGGATTACGTCATGGCAGCCCTGCAGATCTATCTCGATCTGCTCAACATGTTCCTGGCGGTTCTCCGCCTGCTTGGCGGCGGCCGGCGCAGCTAG
- a CDS encoding HAD-IA family hydrolase, protein MAQPNTAAPGVQHRTRPIAVLFDLDGTLIDSIGLLLASVKHAFEGFTGRSPTQEEWVAGIGTPLATQLKAYCETDDQLEAITTRYRVFQRAAHDRLTTVFPGTLETLGSLAAAGHPMGIVTSKSNEMMDRALDLTGIAPYMLSKIGCDSCSTHKPDPFPVRMALGELGYEASEAVFVGDSPHDVNAGNAAGVISIAALWGPFRRDQLENASPTHFLTDIAHLPALVERIQNRSAV, encoded by the coding sequence ATGGCACAACCGAACACAGCTGCGCCCGGAGTGCAGCATCGTACCCGTCCGATCGCCGTCCTTTTCGACCTGGACGGCACCCTCATCGATTCCATCGGCCTCCTGCTTGCCAGCGTCAAGCACGCGTTCGAGGGCTTTACCGGACGATCCCCGACGCAGGAAGAATGGGTCGCCGGAATCGGCACCCCGCTCGCCACCCAGCTCAAAGCCTACTGCGAGACGGACGACCAGCTGGAGGCCATAACGACGCGTTACCGGGTCTTTCAGCGCGCCGCGCACGATCGCCTGACGACGGTCTTCCCCGGAACGCTGGAAACCCTCGGAAGCCTCGCCGCGGCAGGCCATCCAATGGGCATCGTTACGAGCAAGTCCAATGAGATGATGGACCGCGCTCTCGATCTCACAGGCATCGCACCCTACATGCTGTCGAAAATCGGCTGCGACTCCTGCTCCACCCACAAGCCCGATCCATTCCCGGTCCGTATGGCCCTGGGCGAGCTGGGCTACGAGGCGAGCGAGGCGGTTTTCGTCGGTGACTCACCGCACGACGTCAACGCCGGCAATGCAGCAGGTGTGATTTCGATAGCCGCGCTCTGGGGTCCTTTTCGCCGCGACCAGCTCGAGAACGCGAGTCCGACTCATTTCCTGACGGACATAGCCCACCTCCCAGCGCTCGTGGAACGAATCCAGAACCGTTCCGCGGTGTAA